The Myxococcales bacterium genome has a segment encoding these proteins:
- a CDS encoding ATP synthase F0 subunit C, with amino-acid sequence MSRMNKLFIPFAAFVVALLSSTSAFAQDGAADGSRGWLGIAAALAIGLSAFGGALAQGRAAASALDGIARNPQASGKIFVPMIVGLALIESLVIYGLIIAFQLAGKI; translated from the coding sequence ATGTCCCGCATGAACAAGCTTTTCATCCCCTTCGCCGCCTTCGTCGTGGCGCTGCTCTCGAGCACCTCTGCGTTCGCCCAGGACGGGGCGGCAGATGGATCCCGCGGCTGGCTCGGCATTGCAGCAGCTTTGGCCATCGGCCTGTCGGCTTTCGGTGGCGCTTTGGCCCAGGGTCGTGCGGCCGCGTCGGCGCTCGACGGCATCGCGCGCAACCCACAGGCTTCCGGCAAGATCTTCGTTCCGATGATCGTGGGCCTGGCACTCATCGAGTCGCTGGTCATCTACGGCCTCATCATCGCGTTCCAGCTCGCCGGCAAGATCTGA
- a CDS encoding polysaccharide deacetylase family protein: MAERARSARREVTAFRGIATTLPSLVICYHARVSVTVSVSVDLDALACYHRIHALAEPVPEGARFAVLRRCLPRFGALFRKHGVKATFFVVGQDLEEDEEGRSLLRGLAAEGHELASHSHTHPYDLVRLSAAQIAAELDRAHAVIAQTAGQAPVGFRAPGYEVTRTVLTLLAERGYRYDSSVFPSVPYYAAKALVMGGMRVLGRQSGSILGSPRVLRAPTRPYRPAAENPYARGQLDLVELPVSVTPVLRLPVIGTALVTAPAVLRRALVASALSRDFFNFELHGIDLCDATGDGLASALVNKQPDLRVSLVRKLDALDATLEACQTARARFVPLREVAAEVSGRL, from the coding sequence ATGGCAGAGAGGGCGCGATCGGCTCGGCGAGAGGTCACGGCGTTTCGAGGCATCGCCACCACCTTACCGTCCCTGGTGATTTGCTACCATGCCCGCGTGAGTGTCACGGTTTCCGTTTCAGTCGATCTCGACGCCCTCGCCTGCTACCACCGGATCCACGCGCTTGCGGAGCCCGTGCCCGAGGGGGCCCGCTTTGCCGTGTTACGCCGGTGCCTGCCTCGCTTCGGCGCGCTGTTCCGCAAGCATGGGGTGAAGGCTACGTTCTTCGTGGTCGGTCAGGATCTCGAGGAGGACGAGGAGGGCCGGAGCCTGCTCCGTGGCCTTGCGGCCGAAGGGCACGAGCTTGCCAGCCACAGCCACACCCATCCCTACGACCTCGTGCGCTTGTCCGCTGCGCAGATCGCTGCCGAGCTCGACCGGGCCCATGCGGTCATCGCGCAGACCGCCGGGCAGGCCCCCGTGGGCTTTCGGGCCCCCGGCTACGAGGTGACCCGCACGGTGTTGACGTTGTTGGCCGAACGCGGGTACCGCTACGACTCGTCGGTGTTTCCCTCCGTGCCCTACTACGCCGCAAAAGCGCTCGTCATGGGGGGCATGCGCGTGCTCGGGAGGCAGTCGGGCAGCATTTTGGGCAGCCCGCGCGTGCTACGTGCGCCCACGCGTCCCTATCGCCCGGCGGCGGAGAATCCCTATGCCCGGGGCCAACTCGACCTCGTCGAGTTGCCGGTCTCGGTCACGCCCGTCTTGAGGCTGCCGGTGATCGGCACCGCCCTTGTCACAGCCCCCGCAGTGCTCAGACGGGCCCTGGTGGCAAGCGCCTTGTCTCGGGACTTCTTCAACTTCGAGCTTCACGGCATCGACCTGTGCGACGCCACCGGCGATGGGCTTGCTTCCGCCCTCGTGAACAAACAACCCGATCTGCGGGTCAGCCTCGTTCGGAAACTGGATGCCCTCGACGCCACCCTGGAAGCCTGCCAAACCGCCCGGGCACGCTTCGTGCCGCTTCGCGAGGTGGCCGCCGAGGTGAGCGGCCGCCTCTGA
- a CDS encoding PDZ domain-containing protein has product MSYQVALSAPARHELSVTMEVPALDQDTCVLAFPVWTPGSYMVRDFSRNVFELEVTDRQGKPLPVERLEKHRWQVKTGGRPFRVCHTVFAYDPSVRAAYLDTDRAVLNGTSLFFFVEGHVERPCTLSIDAPAGWTTSVALPRKGGKYLAVSYDELVDSPCAVGKHERYAFRVKGVPFEIAWMGGSNADMDRVVAGVKKIVQATGTLFGGFPFERYVFLVQTQPRRGGGLEHAASCTLNVDAMGFGSEAGYQSFFELVAHEFFHAWNVKRIRDVVLGPFDYGKENYTRLLWFHEGFTDYMETQLVLRAGLLSLDKFLDDTAKQWRSYVNKPGRNRTPLSELSFEAWIKQYKPSEVFTNRAISYYEKGRWVAFVLDLMMRERTRGRQGVPELFVWLWNNIAKAGRSLTASDILHAANEVGGADYTSVFARYVDGTDELPFPRLCAHAGLSVEARDAAREEKDALAQRRKRAWAGFTIRGGASGDAAIVQNVLPDSPAERSGLSFGDHVVAVAGHKVDATNVFERIADHDEGARVKLTFFRDEWLREVEVKLGRNPDQTFKLSIDPKAGATARAVLQGWLGLDAQAMEVARGKPARRS; this is encoded by the coding sequence ATGTCCTACCAGGTGGCCCTCTCGGCTCCCGCCCGGCATGAGTTGTCCGTGACGATGGAGGTCCCCGCGCTCGACCAGGACACCTGCGTCCTCGCCTTTCCGGTCTGGACGCCAGGAAGCTACATGGTGCGCGATTTCTCCCGCAACGTCTTCGAGTTGGAGGTCACGGATCGGCAGGGCAAGCCCTTGCCGGTCGAGCGTCTCGAGAAGCACCGTTGGCAGGTCAAGACGGGGGGCCGGCCCTTCCGCGTTTGCCACACCGTGTTTGCCTACGATCCCAGTGTCCGGGCGGCCTATCTCGACACCGACCGCGCGGTCCTCAATGGCACGAGCTTGTTCTTCTTCGTCGAGGGCCACGTCGAGCGTCCCTGCACGCTGTCCATCGACGCGCCTGCGGGCTGGACGACCTCCGTGGCGTTGCCTCGCAAAGGAGGCAAGTACCTCGCCGTCTCCTACGACGAGCTCGTGGATTCCCCCTGTGCGGTGGGAAAGCACGAACGGTACGCGTTTCGGGTCAAGGGTGTTCCCTTCGAGATTGCGTGGATGGGAGGCTCGAACGCCGACATGGATCGGGTCGTGGCGGGGGTGAAGAAGATCGTACAAGCCACCGGCACCCTCTTCGGGGGCTTTCCTTTCGAGCGGTATGTCTTTCTCGTGCAGACGCAGCCTCGACGTGGGGGAGGTCTCGAGCACGCCGCCTCGTGCACACTCAACGTGGACGCCATGGGGTTCGGCAGCGAGGCCGGTTACCAGAGCTTCTTCGAGTTGGTGGCCCACGAGTTCTTTCACGCCTGGAACGTCAAGCGCATCCGTGATGTGGTGCTGGGTCCCTTCGACTATGGCAAGGAAAACTACACGCGGCTTCTGTGGTTTCACGAGGGGTTCACCGATTACATGGAAACGCAGCTCGTCCTGCGGGCCGGGCTGCTCTCCCTCGATAAGTTCCTGGACGACACAGCAAAGCAGTGGCGCAGCTACGTCAACAAGCCCGGGAGGAACCGAACGCCGCTCTCTGAGCTTTCGTTCGAGGCCTGGATCAAGCAGTACAAGCCGAGCGAAGTGTTCACGAACCGCGCGATCAGTTACTACGAAAAGGGGCGTTGGGTCGCCTTCGTTTTGGACCTCATGATGCGAGAGCGCACGCGTGGGCGGCAAGGGGTTCCCGAGCTGTTCGTGTGGCTGTGGAACAACATCGCAAAGGCCGGTCGCTCCCTCACGGCCAGCGACATCCTGCACGCCGCGAACGAGGTCGGCGGGGCCGATTACACCAGCGTCTTTGCACGCTACGTGGACGGCACCGATGAGCTGCCGTTCCCGCGGCTCTGCGCGCACGCGGGCTTGTCCGTCGAGGCGAGGGATGCGGCTCGCGAGGAAAAAGATGCCCTGGCCCAGCGGCGCAAGCGGGCCTGGGCCGGGTTCACAATCAGAGGCGGGGCCTCGGGCGATGCGGCCATCGTGCAGAACGTTTTGCCCGACTCGCCGGCGGAGCGTTCGGGGCTGTCCTTTGGCGACCACGTCGTGGCCGTCGCGGGCCACAAGGTCGATGCCACCAACGTCTTCGAGCGCATTGCCGACCACGACGAGGGCGCCCGCGTGAAGCTCACCTTTTTCCGTGACGAATGGCTGCGCGAGGTGGAAGTGAAGCTGGGGCGGAACCCTGACCAGACCTTCAAGCTGTCGATCGATCCGAAGGCGGGTGCGACCGCGCGGGCGGTTCTGCAGGGCTGGCTGGGCCTCGACGCCCAGGCGATGGAGGTGGCCCGGGGCAAACCCGCTCGCCGATCGTGA
- a CDS encoding phosphopentomutase — translation MALRHRPKLERAIILVADGVGCGQARDAAAYGDAGANTLANVARAVGGLQLPHLQTLGLGHVTKVLGVPPVADAQGAYGSCEETSAGKDTITGHWELAGLVTAEPLPTFPQGFPPDLLDSLKAASGRGVLGNKAASGTEIIEELGVAHLASGDLIVYTSADSVLQIAAHEAVVPVEELYRICEAARGLADARGIGRVIARPFVGRPGAFRRTYSRRDWPLLPPAASLLDRVCAAGLPVVGVGKIHDIFAGRGLTASIHTEGNPDGMNHTLAALSTTDRGLVFVNLVDFDMLYGHRNDVSGFRNALEDFDRWMPRFLAALRPGDLAFITADHGNDPTRPGTDHTRERVPLLAFGPGWRTGPLGVRESFADVGQTIAEGFGLDPLANGRSFLDMMVG, via the coding sequence ATGGCCCTCCGTCACCGCCCCAAGCTCGAGCGTGCGATCATCCTCGTGGCCGATGGCGTTGGATGTGGTCAGGCCCGCGACGCGGCCGCCTACGGCGATGCGGGTGCCAATACGCTCGCCAACGTCGCGCGCGCCGTGGGCGGGTTGCAACTGCCCCACTTGCAGACCCTGGGGCTCGGGCACGTGACGAAGGTGCTGGGGGTGCCGCCCGTAGCCGACGCGCAAGGGGCGTACGGCAGCTGTGAGGAGACCTCGGCCGGAAAGGATACGATTACCGGCCACTGGGAGCTGGCCGGTCTCGTCACGGCCGAGCCCCTACCCACCTTCCCCCAGGGCTTCCCGCCAGACCTGCTTGATTCTTTGAAGGCGGCCTCCGGTCGCGGGGTCTTGGGCAACAAAGCCGCCTCGGGCACTGAGATCATCGAGGAGCTCGGCGTGGCCCATCTCGCGTCCGGTGACCTCATCGTTTACACGTCGGCCGATTCGGTTTTGCAGATCGCTGCTCACGAAGCCGTCGTGCCGGTGGAAGAGCTCTACCGGATCTGTGAAGCGGCGCGGGGGCTCGCCGACGCACGAGGCATCGGTCGCGTGATCGCCCGTCCCTTCGTGGGACGTCCGGGGGCGTTTCGGCGCACCTACAGCCGCCGGGATTGGCCCTTGCTGCCTCCCGCCGCCTCGTTGCTCGACCGCGTCTGTGCGGCCGGTCTGCCCGTCGTGGGGGTGGGCAAAATTCACGACATCTTTGCCGGACGGGGCTTGACCGCATCGATTCACACCGAAGGAAACCCCGACGGTATGAATCACACGCTTGCGGCCCTCTCCACGACAGACCGGGGGCTTGTTTTCGTGAACCTCGTCGACTTCGACATGCTCTACGGTCATCGCAACGACGTATCTGGTTTCCGCAACGCGCTCGAGGATTTCGATCGCTGGATGCCTCGTTTCCTGGCGGCGCTTCGTCCCGGAGATCTCGCCTTCATCACGGCCGACCATGGCAACGATCCAACCCGACCGGGAACCGACCACACCCGGGAGCGCGTGCCTCTGTTGGCTTTCGGGCCGGGGTGGCGTACGGGCCCGCTTGGTGTGCGCGAGAGCTTCGCCGACGTGGGGCAGACGATTGCCGAGGGGTTCGGGCTGGATCCGCTTGCGAACGGCCGATCCTTCCTGGATATGATGGTCGGGTGA
- a CDS encoding thymidine phosphorylase, whose protein sequence is MATKRDGLALAPDVIDAFVEGAADGSIPDYQLSAMLMAVLFRGLTEPELVRWTQAMIASGDTLSLEGIEGFKIDKHSTGGVGDKLSLCLAPAVAACGVRVPMLAGRALGHTGGTLDKLEAIAGFQVALSPAAFRKALRQAGWVIAGQTPKLVPADRVFYALRDATGTVESVPLIASSILSKKIAGGADALLMDVKVGKGAFMPSMAKARELAATIVKLGNAAGLETRAVLTDMDDPLGREVGNANEVAEAIEVLKGEGPADTRALTVALGAQMLLLARTVASVSEGKQAVAKALDDGTAWELFRKGVAAQGGDLRQVDEPSRLPRARRSWVFEAPRGGVVGGIDARRVGLAATVLGAGRSRKEDAVDPGVGITFHVRRGARVGRKEPLCTVWYNDARRLEAARVELDAAFSLDAHAPAPRRLLRGTLS, encoded by the coding sequence ATCGCCACCAAGCGCGACGGTCTTGCCCTCGCCCCCGACGTCATCGACGCCTTCGTCGAAGGCGCGGCTGACGGTTCCATACCCGACTATCAGCTGTCGGCCATGCTGATGGCCGTACTATTCCGAGGGCTGACGGAGCCCGAACTCGTACGCTGGACCCAGGCCATGATCGCGTCGGGTGACACTCTGTCCCTCGAGGGCATCGAGGGCTTCAAGATAGACAAACACTCGACGGGCGGCGTCGGTGACAAGCTCTCGTTGTGCCTGGCGCCGGCCGTGGCGGCTTGTGGCGTGCGCGTGCCGATGTTGGCGGGTCGTGCGCTCGGGCATACCGGCGGCACCCTCGACAAGCTCGAAGCGATCGCCGGCTTCCAGGTGGCTCTGTCACCTGCGGCGTTTCGCAAGGCGCTCCGCCAGGCGGGCTGGGTGATCGCAGGGCAGACGCCGAAGCTCGTGCCCGCGGATCGGGTGTTCTACGCACTTCGCGACGCCACCGGCACCGTCGAAAGCGTGCCGCTCATCGCTTCGTCGATTCTCTCGAAAAAGATCGCGGGTGGCGCGGACGCGTTGCTGATGGATGTGAAGGTGGGCAAGGGCGCGTTCATGCCCTCGATGGCGAAGGCCCGTGAGCTTGCGGCGACCATCGTGAAGCTGGGCAACGCCGCGGGTCTCGAGACGCGCGCGGTGCTCACCGACATGGACGATCCCCTCGGGCGCGAGGTGGGCAACGCCAATGAGGTCGCGGAGGCCATCGAAGTGTTGAAGGGCGAAGGGCCCGCTGACACCCGCGCGCTCACGGTGGCCCTGGGAGCGCAGATGCTGCTGCTCGCGCGCACGGTCGCATCCGTTTCGGAGGGCAAACAGGCTGTGGCCAAGGCTCTCGATGACGGAACGGCGTGGGAGCTCTTTCGCAAAGGCGTGGCTGCGCAAGGAGGCGATCTGCGCCAGGTCGACGAGCCTTCCCGCCTTCCCCGGGCGCGCCGAAGCTGGGTGTTCGAGGCTCCCCGTGGGGGGGTGGTGGGTGGCATCGATGCGCGCCGCGTGGGGCTCGCCGCCACCGTGCTCGGTGCCGGGCGCTCGCGCAAGGAAGACGCGGTGGACCCGGGCGTGGGCATCACGTTCCACGTGCGTCGTGGGGCACGGGTCGGGCGCAAAGAACCCCTGTGCACGGTCTGGTACAACGACGCGCGACGCCTGGAGGCGGCACGGGTCGAGCTGGACGCGGCGTTTTCGCTCGACGCCCACGCCCCCGCACCTCGTAGGCTGCTCCGAGGAACCTTGTCATGA
- a CDS encoding purine-nucleoside phosphorylase — protein sequence MKPTSTYYDRVRGAAEAVSERLDAAQADVAVVLGSGLAGAAAVLENARSVPYASLPGFPETTVAGHPGRLACGLVAGRKVLFFCGRVHSYEGYPSSEVGFGVRLCATLGVGTLIVTNVSGGVDPALKVGEIVSISDHINLTGTSPLTGPNDERFGPRFVDMTDTYTPELRKIAAEAAHELGLGVLREAVYAGMAGPQYETPAEVRMLRLLGAGLVGMSTVPEVIVARHAGLRILGLSLVANPAAGVEAAPLRHEDVTDAAAAGTKRMGALLAGIVRRL from the coding sequence ATGAAACCGACCTCGACCTATTACGACCGCGTGCGCGGGGCGGCAGAGGCCGTCTCGGAACGCCTCGATGCCGCCCAGGCCGACGTGGCCGTGGTGCTGGGCTCGGGCCTGGCCGGTGCGGCTGCGGTTCTGGAGAACGCGCGCTCCGTCCCTTACGCGTCCTTGCCCGGCTTTCCGGAGACCACCGTGGCGGGGCACCCAGGCCGCCTGGCGTGCGGGCTCGTGGCAGGCCGTAAGGTCCTCTTCTTCTGCGGGCGGGTTCACAGCTACGAAGGTTACCCTTCCTCCGAGGTGGGGTTCGGCGTCCGGCTCTGTGCCACCTTGGGGGTGGGCACCCTCATCGTGACGAACGTGTCGGGCGGCGTCGATCCGGCCTTGAAGGTGGGCGAGATCGTCTCGATTTCCGATCACATCAACCTCACCGGCACCTCTCCTCTCACAGGCCCCAATGACGAGCGCTTCGGACCGCGCTTCGTCGACATGACCGACACCTATACCCCCGAGTTGCGCAAGATCGCGGCCGAGGCGGCTCACGAACTCGGGCTGGGTGTGCTGCGCGAGGCGGTCTACGCCGGCATGGCGGGCCCACAGTACGAGACACCCGCCGAGGTCAGGATGCTACGTTTGCTCGGCGCAGGCCTCGTGGGCATGTCCACCGTGCCGGAGGTGATCGTTGCGCGTCACGCGGGCTTGCGGATCCTGGGACTCTCGCTGGTGGCCAACCCCGCTGCGGGGGTGGAGGCGGCGCCGCTGCGGCACGAGGACGTCACAGACGCTGCCGCAGCGGGCACCAAGAGAATGGGCGCGCTTTTGGCCGGCATCGTACGCCGATTGTGA
- a CDS encoding ammonium transporter, with protein sequence METALKIDTGDTAWILVSTALVLLMTPGLAFFYGGMVRTKNVLSTIMHSLFAMGLVTLVWVTVGYTLAFGSDKGGVIGGWEHLFLAGVGLDPKEGMTIPHALFMAFQMMFAIITPALISGAYAERLKFRAYVLFSTLWLLLVYAPSAHWVWGGGFLAGMGALDFAGGTVVHINAGISALVFAMVLGPRKGFPRDKHIPHNLTMTVLGTGLLWFGWFGFNAGSALAANGLAAIALVNTHVAAGTGAVAWTVVEALRFGKANAFGFASGLVAGLVAITPAAGYVSPMASVMIGLCAGVVCYGAVILKEKLGYDDSLDAFGVHGVGGILGALLTGVFAEKVWNAAGNDGLLAGNPGLLWTQAVATFVSMAYSAVATFLIVKLVEKTVGLRVSEEVEYDGLDVNLHGEQGYAMGPTAQAHSILAPGGTALAAEEAAAVRAGS encoded by the coding sequence ATGGAAACAGCTCTGAAGATCGACACGGGTGACACGGCCTGGATCTTGGTTTCGACGGCGCTGGTGCTTCTCATGACACCTGGCCTCGCGTTCTTCTACGGCGGCATGGTGCGGACGAAGAACGTGCTTTCGACCATCATGCACAGCCTGTTCGCGATGGGCCTCGTGACTCTCGTCTGGGTGACGGTGGGCTACACGTTGGCCTTCGGCTCCGACAAGGGCGGGGTGATCGGCGGGTGGGAGCACCTCTTTTTGGCAGGCGTGGGGCTCGACCCGAAGGAGGGCATGACTATCCCCCATGCGCTCTTCATGGCCTTTCAGATGATGTTTGCCATCATCACGCCCGCGCTCATTTCGGGAGCTTACGCAGAGCGGTTGAAGTTCCGGGCCTACGTGCTGTTTTCCACCCTGTGGCTGCTGCTCGTCTACGCCCCGTCGGCTCACTGGGTGTGGGGCGGTGGGTTCCTCGCCGGCATGGGCGCGCTCGACTTTGCGGGCGGCACGGTGGTTCACATCAACGCCGGGATCTCGGCGCTCGTTTTCGCGATGGTGCTGGGGCCGCGTAAGGGCTTTCCGCGCGACAAGCACATCCCCCACAACTTGACGATGACCGTGCTGGGCACGGGGCTTTTGTGGTTCGGCTGGTTCGGCTTCAATGCGGGCAGCGCACTTGCGGCCAATGGGCTGGCCGCCATCGCTCTCGTCAACACGCACGTTGCGGCCGGAACGGGGGCCGTAGCTTGGACCGTGGTCGAGGCTCTTCGCTTCGGCAAGGCCAACGCGTTCGGGTTTGCCTCGGGTCTCGTGGCCGGGCTCGTCGCGATTACCCCCGCGGCGGGCTACGTGAGCCCCATGGCCTCGGTGATGATTGGCCTTTGTGCAGGTGTGGTTTGCTACGGCGCGGTCATCCTGAAAGAGAAGCTGGGGTACGACGACAGCCTCGACGCCTTCGGCGTGCACGGGGTCGGCGGCATCCTCGGCGCTCTTTTGACGGGCGTCTTTGCGGAGAAGGTCTGGAACGCAGCCGGAAACGACGGACTGCTCGCTGGCAACCCTGGGCTGCTATGGACACAGGCCGTGGCCACCTTCGTTTCCATGGCGTACTCGGCCGTGGCCACGTTCCTCATCGTCAAGCTGGTCGAAAAAACGGTGGGTCTGCGCGTCTCCGAGGAGGTCGAGTACGATGGTCTCGATGTCAACCTGCATGGCGAGCAGGGCTACGCGATGGGGCCCACGGCGCAGGCCCACTCGATTCTCGCTCCGGGCGGAACAGCCTTGGCAGCGGAGGAAGCTGCCGCAGTCCGCGCCGGGTCGTAG
- a CDS encoding cytochrome c, producing the protein MKKFLVCVFLLAAPPAWADAAAPLVVEEGPIVGAPNARREVILNADVLEQTKVFDVQDGREHSVRGLPLRKLLGQLATPKRVDTVVFAYTDGMQIPVKLSDRPEVDALFVAFFHGDVLERFSSTYPVDKKFELTCPKVVYGRKAGRYILWHSPTQLASIRLVTWRAFEAQLAQPTRRVPNKAGWKLYLQHCQACHGIGGQGATRGPDFLSHMDAYRRIPPLAQTNEGEIPSLHEKVTGYVDGTMPVLNHIKDADVTKLWNWLHAIHRSGTQ; encoded by the coding sequence ATGAAGAAGTTCCTTGTGTGCGTGTTCCTGCTGGCCGCGCCCCCCGCTTGGGCAGACGCGGCGGCGCCCTTGGTGGTCGAGGAGGGCCCGATCGTCGGTGCCCCGAACGCCCGTCGCGAGGTCATCCTCAACGCGGACGTGCTGGAGCAAACGAAGGTCTTCGACGTGCAAGACGGCCGGGAGCACAGCGTGCGCGGCCTACCCCTGCGCAAACTGCTCGGCCAGCTCGCGACGCCGAAGCGGGTCGACACAGTGGTCTTCGCGTACACGGATGGCATGCAGATCCCGGTCAAGTTGAGCGATCGGCCCGAGGTCGATGCGCTCTTCGTGGCGTTTTTCCACGGAGACGTGCTCGAACGGTTCAGCAGCACCTACCCCGTTGACAAGAAGTTCGAGCTGACTTGCCCCAAGGTGGTCTATGGCCGCAAGGCCGGCCGCTACATCCTGTGGCATTCACCCACGCAACTTGCCTCGATTCGTCTCGTGACCTGGCGCGCATTCGAGGCACAGCTGGCGCAGCCCACCCGCCGTGTGCCGAACAAAGCGGGATGGAAGCTTTATCTGCAGCATTGCCAGGCCTGCCACGGCATCGGCGGACAAGGCGCGACCCGCGGACCTGACTTCCTGAGCCACATGGACGCCTACCGGCGCATCCCTCCCCTGGCACAAACGAACGAGGGCGAGATCCCGAGCCTCCACGAAAAGGTCACCGGATACGTTGACGGGACCATGCCCGTGCTCAACCACATCAAGGACGCCGACGTCACCAAGCTGTGGAACTGGTTGCACGCCATCCACCGCAGCGGAACCCAATGA
- a CDS encoding DUF202 domain-containing protein, producing the protein MSQSPDLRLLQANERTFLAWIRTGLALVTFGFVISRLGSWLVPGVAAPPEPRYRLLTGAALGGAFVVVGVAVNGLALARYVSARRALFRGEDGDTHAWMPLAFGALVTLLGLLIGLFVVWGF; encoded by the coding sequence ATGAGCCAGTCGCCCGATCTTCGCCTGCTGCAGGCCAATGAACGCACGTTCCTTGCCTGGATTCGGACGGGTCTGGCCCTGGTCACGTTCGGGTTCGTCATCTCGCGCCTGGGCTCGTGGCTCGTACCCGGCGTGGCGGCGCCGCCCGAGCCTCGCTATCGCCTGCTGACGGGCGCCGCATTGGGCGGAGCCTTCGTCGTGGTGGGTGTCGCGGTCAACGGCTTGGCCCTGGCCCGGTACGTGTCCGCCCGGCGCGCCCTTTTCCGTGGCGAGGACGGCGACACGCACGCCTGGATGCCGCTCGCGTTCGGCGCGCTCGTGACTCTGCTTGGTCTCTTGATCGGGCTCTTCGTGGTCTGGGGCTTCTGA
- a CDS encoding TrkA family potassium uptake protein, with the protein MKRFVVIGLGNFGSSVARRLYESGHDVVVLDKQAEAVDAIGPFVTRALVGDATKKGVLEAAGASDADAGIISTGGDLGASILALLGLHDLGISEIYVKVRSEEQARIVTALGASDTIFPEKEAARNLASKVTTGSLLQYVTYTDQFAIQEMAVPASWEGKSLIDLRLTQQRHIQVVAVHDMLTDRIGLPDPQKPLTPSDALLVAGRPEDLKRLAKLG; encoded by the coding sequence ATGAAACGATTCGTAGTCATTGGTCTTGGAAACTTCGGCTCCTCGGTGGCCCGCCGCCTTTACGAGAGCGGACATGACGTGGTCGTGCTCGACAAGCAAGCCGAGGCCGTGGACGCCATCGGCCCGTTCGTCACGCGGGCGCTCGTGGGAGACGCTACGAAAAAGGGCGTGCTCGAGGCGGCAGGCGCTTCGGATGCAGATGCGGGGATCATCTCGACAGGTGGTGATCTCGGCGCCAGCATCTTGGCCCTCTTGGGGCTACACGATCTCGGAATCAGTGAGATCTACGTCAAGGTCAGGTCCGAAGAGCAGGCCCGCATCGTGACCGCGCTCGGTGCGAGCGACACGATTTTCCCCGAGAAAGAGGCGGCACGGAACCTGGCCTCCAAGGTCACCACGGGAAGCCTGCTCCAGTACGTCACCTACACCGACCAATTCGCCATCCAGGAGATGGCGGTCCCCGCCTCCTGGGAGGGAAAGAGTCTCATCGATCTTCGCCTGACCCAGCAGAGGCACATCCAGGTGGTGGCCGTTCACGACATGCTCACAGACCGCATCGGCCTTCCGGACCCGCAAAAACCGCTGACGCCTTCCGATGCCTTGCTCGTCGCGGGCCGGCCCGAGGACCTCAAGCGGCTCGCCAAGCTGGGCTAG